The following proteins come from a genomic window of Nitrospirota bacterium:
- the yidD gene encoding membrane protein insertion efficiency factor YidD gives MKKALLSVLKLYKYLLSPLFPTSCRFSPSCSQYSMDAISRYGCIKGSYLSFRRLLRCHPFHPGGHDPVK, from the coding sequence ATGAAAAAAGCATTGCTGTCAGTTTTAAAGCTGTATAAATATCTTCTGTCGCCGCTTTTCCCCACGAGCTGCAGGTTTTCTCCCTCATGTTCACAGTATTCGATGGATGCAATCAGCAGATATGGCTGCATAAAAGGATCATATCTTTCATTCAGGAGGTTATTGCGGTGTCATCCGTTTCACCCAGGCGGACATGACCCTGTAAAATAG
- the rnpA gene encoding ribonuclease P protein component, with protein sequence MREALLRSLTKRRDFDLVFREGKHLASRYLVIYARPNGLAFNRLGLSVGKKLGTAVTRNRIKRLLREAIRKALGGTACRCDFVIVAKRSSVEGRLDDFIIEIKNYLSRFMHEKSIAVSFKAV encoded by the coding sequence ATGCGTGAAGCCCTTTTACGCTCCTTAACGAAACGACGGGATTTTGATTTGGTATTCAGGGAAGGGAAACACCTGGCTTCACGATATCTCGTCATCTATGCCAGACCGAACGGTCTCGCTTTCAACCGCCTCGGACTGTCTGTTGGGAAAAAACTCGGCACAGCGGTTACCAGGAACAGGATAAAACGACTTCTGAGAGAGGCCATAAGAAAAGCACTCGGTGGGACTGCATGCCGCTGCGACTTTGTGATTGTTGCGAAGAGGTCCTCTGTTGAGGGAAGACTAGACGATTTCATTATTGAAATAAAAAATTATTTGTCAAGGTTCATGCATGAAAAAAGCATTGCTGTCAGTTTTAAAGCTGTATAA
- the rpmH gene encoding 50S ribosomal protein L34 — MGTYTTYHPHTKKRKKTHGFLERMSSPGGQKVIKRRRAKGRKKLSV; from the coding sequence ATGGGTACTTACACTACATATCATCCACACACAAAAAAGCGGAAAAAGACTCACGGCTTTCTCGAAAGGATGAGTTCTCCAGGCGGACAGAAGGTTATCAAGAGAAGAAGGGCCAAAGGGCGCAAAAAACTCTCTGTTTAA
- the queF gene encoding preQ(1) synthase has protein sequence MKYGEKKIRQASLEIWDNPSPERDYEIHISFPEFTCLCPRSGYPDFAAIHIRYKPGKRIVELKSLKLYLNAFRDTHISHEAATNRIYEELEKRLKPKFLEVTGDFNPRGNVKTLVKVCSDQQPKAKR, from the coding sequence ATGAAATACGGGGAGAAAAAGATCAGGCAAGCCTCACTGGAGATATGGGATAATCCGAGTCCTGAGAGGGATTATGAAATACATATCAGTTTTCCGGAATTTACCTGCCTCTGCCCGCGTTCAGGATATCCTGATTTCGCCGCCATTCACATACGCTATAAGCCGGGAAAGCGCATTGTGGAACTGAAATCGCTGAAACTGTATCTGAATGCATTCCGTGATACACACATCTCGCATGAGGCAGCTACAAACAGGATTTACGAAGAACTTGAAAAGAGACTGAAGCCGAAATTCCTTGAAGTAACAGGGGATTTTAACCCGCGGGGGAATGTAAAGACGCTCGTAAAGGTCTGCTCTGATCAGCAGCCGAAGGCAAAACGCTAG
- a CDS encoding phosphoribosylanthranilate isomerase yields MQVRIKICGITNLDDAMAAVDLGADAVGFVFFRGSPRYIRPDDAAEIIRRLPSFVTTIGVFVDEPFDQIEKTISAAGIDVVQLHGNEPPEACNFSRRLIKAIRVKSLESLDPLVHFRDRVSAFLLDTYTPNVYGGTGQIFNWDIAMYAKQFGRIILAGGLTPDNIHQAIQRVRPYGVDVSSGIEAEKGKKDHHKMQLFIEKARGA; encoded by the coding sequence ATGCAGGTCAGAATTAAAATCTGCGGCATCACGAATCTCGACGATGCCATGGCAGCAGTCGATCTCGGAGCTGATGCCGTCGGATTCGTTTTTTTCCGGGGCAGCCCGCGATATATCAGACCTGACGATGCAGCGGAAATCATCAGAAGACTCCCCTCATTCGTTACCACAATCGGGGTTTTTGTCGACGAACCATTTGATCAGATAGAAAAAACCATATCCGCAGCAGGCATAGACGTTGTGCAGCTCCATGGCAATGAACCGCCAGAAGCATGCAATTTTTCAAGGCGGCTGATAAAAGCAATAAGGGTTAAGTCCCTTGAAAGCCTTGACCCTCTTGTGCACTTCAGGGACAGGGTTTCCGCCTTCCTTCTTGATACTTATACTCCCAACGTATATGGCGGCACGGGCCAGATCTTCAACTGGGACATTGCAATGTACGCAAAGCAGTTCGGCAGGATTATTCTTGCGGGAGGGCTCACGCCGGACAATATTCATCAGGCCATACAGCGCGTCAGGCCGTATGGTGTAGATGTCAGCAGCGGCATTGAAGCAGAAAAAGGGAAAAAGGACCACCATAAAATGCAGCTGTTTATCGAAAAGGCAAGGGGAGCCTGA
- the trpC gene encoding indole-3-glycerol phosphate synthase TrpC, with the protein MGILDDIVFRKKEALNKVRSRQPVSELKHRIRENEKPRDFMSAVMRSPGGPVKLIAEIKKASPSKGVIRRDFDHLSIAGIYEKKAVDAVSVLTEEHFFQGNLSFLSDTRKVYSGPVLRKDFLFNEYQIYESRAHGADAILLIAAILDKNQAKEYLHLAAELGLSVLFEIHDYRELETALSTDCKIIGINNRNLKTLAIDINTTFMLKKEIPSHKIVVAESGIKTREDVRTLGEAGIDAMLVGTSFMESRDIAGMIDLLTGKTAQI; encoded by the coding sequence ATGGGAATTCTTGATGACATTGTCTTCAGAAAAAAGGAAGCACTGAACAAAGTGAGATCCCGCCAGCCCGTTTCCGAGCTGAAACACAGGATCCGTGAGAATGAAAAACCGAGGGATTTCATGTCAGCGGTAATGCGTTCCCCCGGGGGGCCGGTAAAACTCATCGCGGAGATCAAGAAGGCTTCTCCGTCGAAAGGGGTCATACGAAGGGATTTCGACCATCTTTCAATAGCCGGGATATATGAAAAAAAGGCGGTAGATGCGGTTTCTGTGCTTACTGAGGAGCACTTCTTTCAGGGAAACCTTTCTTTCCTTTCTGATACCAGGAAAGTCTACTCCGGACCTGTCCTGAGAAAGGATTTCCTTTTTAATGAATACCAGATCTATGAGTCAAGGGCTCACGGTGCGGATGCAATATTGCTGATCGCGGCAATTCTCGATAAGAACCAGGCGAAGGAATACCTTCATCTTGCGGCAGAACTCGGGCTTTCAGTCCTTTTCGAGATTCATGATTACCGGGAACTCGAAACCGCGCTTTCCACAGACTGCAAAATCATCGGCATCAATAACAGAAACCTGAAAACACTGGCGATTGACATCAACACCACCTTCATGCTGAAAAAAGAAATCCCTTCCCATAAGATTGTGGTGGCGGAGAGCGGGATAAAAACAAGGGAGGATGTCAGAACACTCGGGGAAGCAGGAATTGATGCGATGCTTGTCGGCACGTCTTTCATGGAATCCCGTGACATAGCGGGCATGATTGACTTGCTGACAGGGAAAACAGCGCAGATATGA